The nucleotide window AAATAACTGCTGGCAGACATTATCGCCTTTGGTGTTTGAATACTACCAAGACAAAAAGAAAAAGGTATATACAAGCCCTAGCGTACCAAATTTAAAAGCCTGCATAATCACAGTTAAAAAAGGCTTTATCTTTGACTTTGCTAGCGTACCAAAAGCCCTAACAAATTTATTCCCTAAAAGTGGAGCACGCTATGATAGGGCTAGCTGCTTGCATGATTGGCTGTATGCTACAAAGATGACTAGCCGTGCCGAGGCTGATGAGATTTTTCTAAAAGCTATGATAAGCGATAAGGTAGGAAAGATTAGGGCTTATTCGATGTATTATGCAGTAAGGGCATTTGGCTTTATTGCTTGGGGAGATA belongs to Campylobacter sp. 19-13652 and includes:
- a CDS encoding DUF1353 domain-containing protein; the encoded protein is MFKTDLDIRRIIGVNNCWQTLSPLVFEYYQDKKKKVYTSPSVPNLKACIITVKKGFIFDFASVPKALTNLFPKSGARYDRASCLHDWLYATKMTSRAEADEIFLKAMISDKVGKIRAYSMYYAVRAFGFIAWGDKKRETFTPERGEL